A region from the Lolium perenne isolate Kyuss_39 chromosome 4, Kyuss_2.0, whole genome shotgun sequence genome encodes:
- the LOC127348059 gene encoding protein FAR1-RELATED SEQUENCE 5-like — MTDLDRRLIHLLQMGHLPPRKMMLIFRSIRGKFRGIPFDAVDLSNIKSQQQQIEKDHDIQKCERFKTLRKTMHWLLSCHGDRQRKKEFELFWMDAMCVMNYKLFGDYISFDTTFSTNKYGLPFVPIVGVNNHGSTVLFAVALLKDQTTDTFIWVLETFVQAMGGKEPKTIITDQDKAMKKAIKTVLKSTTHRSCYYHIVTKMSREREHLLCKKHRDLSEMLMYIAKNAFTPAEFEMGWNKVIEDYNASGEEHLSKLFRIRHRWVPAYFMDKFYPFSSSTGRSESKNNMWKCYS, encoded by the coding sequence ATGACTGATCTCGACAGGAGATTAATTCATCTACTACAGATGGGACATCTGCCACCAAGGAAGATGATGTTAATCTTCCGGTCGATCAGAGGGAAATTCCGTGGAATACCCTTCGATGCTGTTGATCTAAGCAACATAAAGAGTCAACAACAACAAATAGAGAAGGACCATGACATCCAGAAGTGCGAACGCTTCAAGACACTCCGGAAAACGATGCACTGGCTTCTATCATGCCATGGAGATAGACAGCGAAAAAAAGAGTTCGAACTGTTTTGGATGGACGCAATGTGCGTAATGAACTACAAGCTGTTCGGTGACTACATATCTTTCGACACAACTTTCAGCACAAATAAGTATGGCTTACCATTTGTTCCTATAGTTGGGGTGAACAATCACGGCTCCACAGTACTGTTTGCCGTTGCTCTGCTAAAGGATCAAACAACAGATACATTTATATGGGTACTGGAAACATTTGTTCAGGCCATGGGTGGAAAAGAACCAAAGACAATAATAACAGACCAGGACAAGGcaatgaagaaagcaataaaaacAGTTCTAAAGTCCACAACACACAGAAGCTGCTACTACCACATCGTGACCAAGATGAGCCGAGAaagagagcaccttctttgcaaAAAACACAGGGACTTGTCGGAAATGCTAATGTACATTGCAAAGAACGCATTCACACCAGCTGAGTTCGAAATGGGATGGAATAAAGTGATAGAGGATTACAATGCTAGCGGAGAAGAACACCTAAGCAAGTTATTCAGGATAAGACACAGGTGGGTACCAGCATACTTCATGGATAAATTTTACCCATTCTCATCAAGCACAGGAAGGAGCGAGAGCAAAAATAACATGTGGAAATGCTATAGCTAG